From a region of the Streptomyces tirandamycinicus genome:
- a CDS encoding ATP-binding cassette domain-containing protein codes for MVHVPNAPLLAMRGICKRFGAVWALSDVELDIHAGEVVALVGDNGAGKSTLVKVITGVGPADEGVVEWNGRPVRIARPRDAQALGIASVYQDLALCETLDVVGNIFLGHELGGRAVLDEVAMERRAQELDVLESLSTRLPNFRVPVATLSAGQRQTVAIARALLGEPRLLILDEPTAALGVRQTAQFLDLIERLRDRGLGVLLVSHNLGDVKAVADQVAVLHLGRNNGFFSVPTTSQEQIVSSMTGATNNAVAHRRDRWGEVLR; via the coding sequence ATGGTTCATGTGCCGAACGCACCACTCCTGGCGATGCGGGGCATCTGCAAACGGTTCGGCGCCGTCTGGGCACTGTCCGACGTCGAGCTGGACATCCACGCCGGGGAGGTCGTCGCCCTGGTCGGCGACAACGGGGCGGGCAAGTCCACGCTGGTCAAGGTGATCACCGGGGTCGGTCCCGCCGACGAGGGCGTGGTCGAGTGGAACGGCCGCCCTGTGCGGATCGCCCGCCCCCGCGACGCCCAGGCCCTGGGCATCGCCAGCGTCTACCAGGACCTCGCCCTGTGCGAGACGCTCGACGTCGTCGGCAACATCTTCCTCGGGCACGAACTCGGCGGAAGAGCCGTCCTCGACGAGGTGGCCATGGAACGACGGGCCCAGGAGCTGGACGTACTGGAGTCGCTGTCGACCCGCCTGCCCAACTTCCGGGTGCCGGTCGCCACCCTGTCCGCCGGCCAGCGGCAGACGGTCGCCATCGCCCGCGCGCTGCTCGGCGAACCCAGGCTGCTGATCCTGGACGAACCCACCGCCGCGCTGGGCGTCCGGCAGACCGCCCAGTTCCTCGACCTGATCGAGCGGCTGCGGGACCGCGGTCTCGGCGTGCTCCTGGTGAGCCACAACCTGGGGGACGTGAAGGCCGTGGCGGACCAGGTCGCGGTGCTGCACCTCGGCCGCAACAACGGCTTCTTCAGCGTGCCGACCACCTCACAGGAGCAGATCGTCTCCTCCATGACCGGCGCCACCAACAACGCGGTGGCCCATCGCCGGGACCGGTGGGGGGAGGTGCTGCGGTGA
- a CDS encoding sugar ABC transporter substrate-binding protein, protein MRGRSGLGAGAPWTRGRTARALAATTAAASLAALTACGAAGEAGGGTGDASGEGGFTIGLLLPDVHTARWATADKPLIQAKVKELCPGCTLLHAYASADVATQQQQIESMIAKGAKVLILDPVDDKALRSSVARARDANVPVVSYDRLADGPVSAYSSYDSEEIGRIQAQELLKAMGPKARGGEIVMMNGDPTDPNTRDLRKGALSVLEGKVKIAKSYYTGGWIPENAFRNMSAAIAELGPDRIDGVLSANDGLAGGIVTALKAAGVKPLPPVTGQDADLSAVRRVVKGEQYVTVYKSFEAEAEAAARMAVALGRGEKLDDIAKDRVSNGTNDDIPAVLGPLVAVTAANVKDTVVKSGLYSVGQICTPALEAACRKAGLTG, encoded by the coding sequence GTGCGGGGACGCAGCGGGCTCGGCGCAGGCGCACCCTGGACGCGGGGCCGTACCGCCCGCGCCCTGGCCGCCACGACCGCTGCCGCCTCGCTCGCCGCGCTCACGGCCTGCGGAGCGGCCGGCGAGGCGGGCGGGGGCACCGGGGACGCCTCGGGCGAGGGCGGCTTCACGATCGGGCTGCTGCTCCCCGACGTCCACACCGCCCGCTGGGCGACCGCCGACAAACCCCTCATTCAGGCGAAGGTCAAGGAGCTCTGCCCCGGCTGCACGCTGCTGCACGCCTACGCCTCCGCCGATGTGGCCACCCAGCAGCAGCAGATCGAGTCCATGATCGCGAAAGGGGCCAAGGTCCTGATCCTCGACCCCGTCGACGACAAGGCGCTGCGCTCCTCGGTCGCGCGGGCGCGGGACGCGAACGTGCCGGTGGTCTCGTACGACCGCCTGGCCGACGGGCCCGTCTCGGCGTACTCCAGCTACGACTCGGAGGAGATCGGCAGGATCCAGGCGCAGGAGCTCCTCAAGGCGATGGGCCCCAAGGCCCGCGGCGGCGAGATCGTGATGATGAACGGTGACCCCACCGACCCCAACACCCGGGATCTGCGCAAGGGCGCGCTCTCCGTCCTGGAGGGCAAGGTGAAGATCGCCAAGTCCTACTACACCGGCGGATGGATACCGGAGAACGCCTTCCGGAACATGTCCGCGGCCATCGCCGAGCTGGGGCCGGACCGCATCGACGGGGTGCTGTCGGCGAACGACGGGCTGGCGGGCGGCATCGTCACCGCGCTGAAGGCGGCCGGGGTCAAGCCGCTGCCGCCCGTCACCGGGCAGGATGCCGACCTGTCCGCCGTCCGCAGGGTCGTCAAGGGCGAGCAGTACGTGACCGTCTACAAGTCCTTCGAGGCGGAGGCCGAGGCCGCCGCCAGGATGGCGGTCGCCCTGGGCCGCGGCGAGAAGCTCGACGACATCGCCAAGGACCGCGTCAGCAACGGCACCAACGACGACATCCCCGCGGTCCTCGGGCCCCTCGTGGCCGTGACCGCGGCCAACGTCAAGGACACCGTGGTCAAGAGCGGCCTCTACAGCGTCGGCCAGATCTGCACCCCGGCGCTGGAGGCCGCCTGCCGGAAGGCGGGACTCACCGGGTAG
- a CDS encoding TetR/AcrR family transcriptional regulator, whose translation MARMPSAERRRQLVEAAIRAMTRDGVPRTTTRSIAAEADVSLSVFHYCFGSKQELLESVIEAITEHYIAVVREAIRPRATLRETVRAGFQAYWDHVCAHPGEHMLTYELTQYALRQPGFEHLARRQYELYTDTFIELITQLRHDMGLRLRVPVPVLAHYLAVMTDGLTLNFLVLGDETAASDVLDTIADQVVHLVHDETLPVAPRAV comes from the coding sequence ATGGCACGGATGCCGTCGGCCGAACGGCGCCGGCAGCTCGTCGAGGCAGCGATCCGGGCGATGACCCGTGACGGTGTACCCAGGACGACGACACGGTCGATCGCCGCCGAGGCGGACGTGTCGCTGAGCGTCTTCCACTACTGCTTCGGCTCCAAGCAGGAACTGCTGGAATCCGTCATCGAGGCGATCACCGAGCACTACATCGCCGTGGTGCGGGAGGCGATCCGGCCCCGGGCCACCCTGCGGGAGACCGTCCGCGCGGGATTCCAGGCCTACTGGGACCATGTGTGCGCCCACCCCGGTGAGCACATGCTCACCTACGAACTCACCCAGTACGCGCTGCGCCAACCCGGGTTCGAGCATCTGGCGCGCCGTCAGTACGAGTTGTACACGGACACGTTCATCGAGCTCATCACCCAGCTGCGGCACGACATGGGACTGCGGCTGCGGGTCCCGGTGCCGGTCCTGGCGCACTATCTGGCCGTCATGACCGACGGGCTCACGCTGAACTTCCTGGTCCTAGGCGACGAGACGGCCGCGTCGGACGTCCTCGACACGATCGCCGACCAGGTCGTGCACCTCGTCCACGACGAGACCCTGCCGGTCGCGCCCCGGGCCGTCTGA
- a CDS encoding discoidin domain-containing protein yields the protein MKRLSRRRRGPLAVVILLLTALALVLGTAPGSSAESGWWVPDARPVPDSRIDVSGEPFKGTGPDGKVRGFVDAHNHIMSNEAFGGRLICGKAFSDQGIADALKDCPEHYPDGSLAVFDFITKGGDGRHDPDGWPTFKDWPAHDSLTHQQNYYAWIERAWRGGQRVLVNDLVTNGVICSVYFFKDRSCDEMTSIRLQARKTYEMQAYIDGIYGGPGKGFFRIVTDSAQARQVIEQGKLAVVLGVETSEPFGCKQILDVAQCDRDDIDRGLDELHGLGVRSMFLCHKFDNALCGVRFDSGTQGTAINVGQFLSTGTFWKTEKCTGPQRDNPIGLASAPGAEKELPPGVKVPSYAADAQCNTRGLTELGEYALRGMVKRKMMLEIDHMSVKAAGRAFDILEAESYPGVISSHSWMDMDWTERVYRLGGFIAQYMHGSEHFSAEAERTDALRDKYGVGYGYGSDMNGVGGWPGPRGADTANPVRYPFRSADGGSVLDRQTTGERTWDINTDGAAHYGLIPDWLEDVRIVGGQGVVDDLFKGAESYLGTWGASERHKSGVNLAAGAPASASSSEWSLFTSYAPGRAVDGKAGTRWASDWSDGQWLRIDLGAPALVARVTLDWERAYGKAYRVEVSSDGTNWRPVWSTTAGDGGLDTARFAGTTARHVRIQGLERGTKWGYSLYEVGVYGS from the coding sequence ATGAAACGGCTCTCGCGTCGCCGCCGTGGACCCCTCGCGGTGGTGATCCTGCTCCTCACCGCGCTGGCCCTGGTGCTCGGCACGGCTCCGGGGTCCTCGGCGGAGTCCGGCTGGTGGGTCCCGGACGCCCGGCCCGTGCCCGACTCCCGGATCGACGTCTCCGGCGAGCCCTTCAAGGGCACCGGCCCGGACGGAAAGGTGCGCGGCTTCGTCGACGCGCACAACCACATCATGTCGAACGAGGCGTTCGGCGGTCGGCTCATCTGCGGCAAGGCCTTCTCCGACCAGGGCATCGCGGACGCCCTCAAGGACTGCCCGGAGCACTACCCCGACGGTTCGCTCGCGGTGTTCGACTTCATCACCAAGGGCGGCGACGGGCGCCACGACCCCGACGGCTGGCCGACGTTCAAGGACTGGCCGGCCCACGACTCGCTCACCCACCAGCAGAACTACTACGCCTGGATCGAGCGGGCGTGGCGCGGCGGGCAGCGCGTCCTCGTCAACGACCTGGTCACCAACGGCGTGATCTGCTCGGTGTACTTCTTCAAGGACCGCAGCTGCGACGAGATGACCTCGATCCGCCTGCAGGCGCGGAAGACGTACGAGATGCAGGCGTACATCGACGGGATCTACGGCGGGCCGGGCAAGGGCTTCTTCCGGATCGTCACCGACTCCGCGCAGGCCCGGCAGGTGATCGAGCAGGGCAAACTGGCCGTGGTGCTCGGGGTGGAGACCTCCGAGCCGTTCGGGTGCAAGCAGATCCTCGACGTGGCCCAGTGCGACAGGGACGACATCGACCGCGGTCTCGACGAGCTCCACGGGCTCGGCGTGCGGAGCATGTTCCTCTGCCACAAGTTCGACAACGCGCTGTGCGGAGTGCGGTTCGACTCGGGCACCCAGGGCACCGCCATCAACGTCGGCCAGTTCCTCTCGACGGGCACCTTCTGGAAGACGGAGAAGTGCACCGGGCCGCAGCGCGACAACCCCATCGGCCTCGCGTCGGCCCCCGGCGCCGAGAAGGAACTCCCGCCGGGCGTGAAGGTCCCGTCGTACGCCGCGGACGCGCAGTGCAACACCCGCGGGCTCACCGAACTCGGCGAGTACGCCCTGCGCGGCATGGTGAAGCGCAAGATGATGCTGGAGATCGACCATATGAGCGTCAAGGCCGCGGGCCGGGCGTTCGACATCCTCGAGGCCGAGTCGTACCCCGGCGTGATCTCGTCGCACAGCTGGATGGACATGGACTGGACCGAGCGGGTGTACCGGCTCGGCGGGTTCATCGCCCAGTACATGCACGGCTCCGAGCACTTCAGCGCCGAGGCCGAGCGCACGGACGCGCTGCGCGACAAGTACGGCGTCGGATACGGCTACGGCAGCGACATGAACGGCGTCGGCGGCTGGCCTGGCCCGCGGGGCGCCGACACCGCCAACCCGGTGCGCTACCCCTTCCGCAGCGCCGACGGCGGTTCCGTCCTCGACCGGCAGACCACCGGCGAGCGCACCTGGGACATCAACACCGACGGCGCAGCGCACTACGGCCTGATCCCGGACTGGCTGGAGGACGTACGGATCGTCGGCGGACAGGGCGTCGTGGACGACCTCTTCAAGGGAGCGGAGTCCTACCTCGGCACCTGGGGCGCCTCCGAGCGGCACAAGTCCGGGGTGAACCTCGCCGCGGGCGCGCCGGCCTCCGCCAGTTCGTCGGAGTGGAGCCTCTTCACGAGCTACGCCCCCGGCCGGGCCGTCGACGGGAAGGCGGGTACCCGCTGGGCGAGCGACTGGAGCGACGGGCAGTGGCTCCGGATCGATCTCGGCGCACCGGCCCTGGTCGCACGGGTCACCCTCGACTGGGAACGCGCCTACGGGAAGGCCTACCGCGTGGAGGTGTCCTCGGACGGCACGAACTGGCGGCCGGTGTGGTCCACGACGGCCGGTGACGGCGGCCTGGACACGGCCCGGTTCGCCGGGACGACCGCCCGCCATGTGCGCATCCAGGGACTGGAGCGCGGCACCAAGTGGGGCTACTCCCTGTACGAGGTCGGCGTCTACGGCAGCTGA